AGCTCGTCCACCTTGGTCACGTACGACATCTTGGTCTGAATGACGCCGCTCTGCGGGTTGACGATGTCGTATTCGACCCAGCCCGGCTCCTGCTCCGCCTGGGCCACGATGGACTCCAGCAGCGCCTGACCGTCCACCCCGGCGATGTCCTGCACCCGGCTGCCCACCTTCTCGGGCTTGCCGCCGAACGCGCGGTAGCCCCCCTGCCGGTCCAGCGCGAACACATACATGTCGCGGTCATGGAATCCTTTGGCCGGGTCGCTCAGATCGCGCACGAAACGCTGTGGATCGGCCGTGGCGCGGAGCTCCAAGGCTTGCTGCACCAGCAGCACCGCCTCTTCGGCCGTGCCCTGCTGCAGCATGAAGGACGACACCGCCCTGGACAGATGGGCCGCACGCTCCTCCAGCTTGTTCGCCTGGATCACCGCCAGCTCCACCATCTGCGCGTTGCGCTGGGTGATCTGGTCGAGCTGGTTCACGGCCGATGAGATCTCGACCAGACCGGTGCTCTGTTCGGCGCTGGCGGCCGAAATCAGTGACATGTTGGACGCCACGCCACGCACCCCATTGACGATCTGCGTCATGTTGCTGCCGGCGGCACGGATCTGCGTCACGCTGCTGGAGACCTGGGTGGCCGATGTCTGGATGAGCTGGCGGATCTCCTTGGCCGATGCGGCCGAGCGCTGTGCCAGCGTGCGCACTTCGTTGGCCACCACGGCGAAACCGCGCCCCTGTTCACCGGCCCGCGCTGCCTCCACCGCCGCGTTCAGGGCCAGGATGTTGGTCTGGAAGGCCAGGCTGTCGATCACGCCGATGATCTCGTTCATCTGCTGGGCGCTCTTCTGGATGAGCTCGACCGAGTCCACCGCCTTGACCATGGATTGCGCGCCCGACTCGGCCACGTCCCGGACCTGCGCGGCCTGGGTGTCCGAGTCGCCCGCGGTTTCGGCGTTCTGGTGCACGGTGCTCGAGAGCTGTTGCACGCTGGCCGCCGTCTGCTCCAGGTTCGCGGCCTGCTGTTCGGTGCGGTCGGCCAGGTGGCGGTTGCCCATCGCCAGGCTCTTGCCCGCGTGCGCCACCAGCGCCGAGTTGCTGCGCACCTCGGCCACCATGGCCGAGAGGTTGCCATTCATGCGCTCCACCAGCCGGGCCAGCTGGGCCAGTTCGTCGTTGCCCCGAATGCTCACGTGCGCACGCAGATTGCCGTCGGCGGTCTGCTTCATGACGTCGAAAACGTGGCGGAAATCGGTGACAAAGCTCAGATAGAACGCCTGCATCAGGTACACCAGCAGCGCCACGCCCATCAAGGAGGCCCCCAACACGGCCCACCGCGTCCACGCCAGCCGGTCGACGCGCAGGGCCAGCAGTGCATCCAGACGGGTCAACACGGCGCTTTCATAGGCCCGCAGTGCCGAAAGGGCCTGATCGCCGGCCGTGAAGTAGGCAGTGCCCTGCACGCTGCCGGGTGCACCCAAGGCCTGGCGCGCGAACTGGGCAAAGGCATCGCTGGCCGCGATCACCGACTCACCCGGCAGGCCGCTCTGGCCGTGGCGGGTGGCGAAATCCATGGCCAGGCGCATGTCCAGCACCTGGGCTTTCAGCGCTTCGGTCCGCAGACGCAGGCCACTCAAACCATCGGGCTCGGGTTGCGCCAGGCTGAGCTGCCCGGCGCCCAGTCCCTGGATCTGGCTCAAGGCGTCGCCCCAGGCCAGGGTGCGGGAAACCGCCATGTCCATCAGGAAATAGCTGGTGGGTTCGGGGTCGAACAGAAGGCCCGAGCGCTCCCCCACCGTGTAGGTGAAGCGGTGAAGCGCGTCGAGCGCGGCCGTGTGCCGCGAAAAGGCATCCCCCGGGGTGGATGCGCCCGAGGTGGCCAACCCCTCCAGACCCGACTTCACCTCGCTCCAGTCCCGCGACAACTCGAAATCGGGTCGGCGAGCCAGCGCTTCGCCCGCCGCCGTCACGGTCTGGGCCAACTGCGCTTGCGCAGCCTGCAGCGGGCCGCGGGCCGCGTCCCCGCCGGACAGCAGCACCTGGCTGTGCCCACGGCGCGCCTGCACCGCGGCGGCCACATCGGCCAGACGGGCGACGATCCGGACACCCTCGGCTTCGTTCCTGGCGGCCTGCAACTCGGCCCCCAGGCGTTGCACCAGCAAGACGCAGATCACCAGCAGCGGCACCAACAACACCGACCCCAGCAGCGCCAGTTTGGCGGGCAGCCGCATGCGCCGCATCAGCCAGATGCCGGGCAGAAAAGGTTTGGTCATCATCATGCGCGTAGGCCTCGGTGAGTTATGTCTCTGTTAGCGTTATCGGTGCATTTCCAACCAGCTTGAGACGCCGCGGCAGCCGGCCAGACAGAAGGAGAAGGCGGCACGTCAATGCACGGAAGCAACCCCCGACTGCCGGCTTTCGAAATGCCGGAACAGCTGGGTCGCCATCCACCGCAAGGTGTCGTCGGCCGTGTTGTGGGCCAGCCGCAACTGCTGCAGGGCATACCGCCGGTCGCACAGCATCTGGGCCTGGTGGATCGCCATGCCATGGCTCTCCATGCGCCGGCTGAACACATCGAGCAGGTCCTGCGGCCAGGCCAGCGCCAGTTCACGTTCGCGCCACACCGGGCGGCGTTGCGCCCATCGTTCGTCCCCCTGCGCCAGCAGCGCACTGGCCTGGGCGGACACGGGGTGGGTGGTTGGCGGGTTGGAAGCCGGGCTCATGGCGCACTCCTGCGGTGGTGATACCGGCCCCCGGTCACGGAAAGCGCGCGGATGGCCGATCAATGCACCGAGGGTACCGACGGCGGCCGTCGCCGTTGCCGCGAAAAAACGGGGGAAACGGGGCCAAATCCGTTCATTGCGCTGGCTGGCCGCGCCAGGGCAGGCGCAAAAAAGCCCTGCCGGGGTGAGCACGGCAGGGCCTGGCGCCAGGACGGCGCACTTCAGGCCGGGTTGCCCGCCAGCCTGGCGAAGGCCGCGACCACCTCGGGCGGCGCCTGCACCAGCTCGATCAGCACGCCCTCGCCCGCGATCGGGAACTCGTCGTTCGCCTTGGGGTGCAGGAAGGTGATGTCGAAACCGGCCGCGCCTTTGCGAATGCCGCCCGGGGCAAAACGCACGCCATTGGCGCTGAGCCATTGCACCGCCACCGGCAGGTCGTCGATCCACAGGCCGACGTGGTTGAGCGGCGTGGTGTGCACCGCCGGCTTTTTGTCCGGGTCCATCGGCTGCATCAGATCGACCTCGACCTTGAACGGGCCGCTGCCGATGGCGCAGATGTCTTCATCCACGTTTTCGCGCTCGCTCTGGAAGCTGCCGGTTTTCTCCAGCCCGAGCATGTCCACCCAGAGCGTCTGCAAGCGGTGTTTGTCGGGGCCTCCGATGGCAATCTGCTGGATGCCCAGCACCTTGAAGGGACGTTGCGTTGCGTTCATGAATCAGTGAATTCCGTTGTGTGAAGCGGGCACCTGCTCCAGCGCCCAGACCGTGGCGGGCGGCAGGTTGGCCCAGACCGAGGCCGAACGCCGCCAGTGCCAGCCCGCGGGGATGCCGTTGAACGGGCGCAGATGGCGCGCCGCGTAGGTGTATTGAATGAGGCGGGAACGGGGCTGGCGCGCAATCAGCGCCAGCATGGCCTCGATGCACTGTCGCGCTTCGTCGCCCGGCATGGACAGCAGGGGCAGCGACGACACCAGCGTGACCGGGGTGTCCGCCGCCAACGTGAGCAGGTCGACGCGGGACGCGCAGTGGTTGAGCACCTCCAGCTGCGGGAACGAGGCGCGCAGCAGGTCGGCGAATTCGGGGTCGCGCTCAAAGACCACAAAACGGTCCTGCGCCACCAGGGCCGGCGCAAGCGCCCGGGTGATGGCGCCGGTGCCGGCCCCGACCTCGATCAGCACGCCCGGCTCGCTGCGCAGCACCTCGTCGCGGATGGCCCGAGCCAGGGCCCGGGACGCGGGCGCGATGGCGCCCATGCGCCGCGGATGGCGCAGACAACCCAGTGCGAATGCCAAACCGTGCTCCATGCGGGACCCCTGGAAGTTGCAGCGTTTGGGAGCGTATCCCATTTCCCTGCGCACGTGGCGTGTCAAGCTGCAACCGGCCCGGCTCACTCGAACTCGACGATGGCCTGGTCCACCACCAGCGACTCGCCCTTGCCCGCCAGCACCTTGGCCACCACGCCGTCGGCCGCGGCGAACAGCACGTTCTCCATCTTCATGGCCTCGATCACGGCCACGCGTTCACCCGCCTGCACTTTCTGGCCCACCTGCACCGCCACCTCGACCAGCAGGCCGGGCATGGGTGAGAGCACGTACCGGCTCATGTCGGGTGGCGCCTTGAACGGCATGAGCCGGTGCAGCTCGGCCATGCGGCGCGACACCACCACGGTCTCGATGCGCGTGCCGTTGTGCTGCACCACCAGGGCCAGCGGGTTGCGCAGCGTGCCACGCTCCACCTGGGCGGTGAAGGCCTGGCCATTGCACTCGCCGGTGATGCAGACGTCGTTCAGGCGCGAAGGGCTGCTGATGGCAAAGCGCTTGCCCTCCACCGTGACCACCGCCGAGCCGACCTGCCCCACCACCTCGTCCACGTGCACCGGGGTGTAGCGGTTCTGGCCGCCCGCGCCCAGGGTGATCACGCTGAAATCGTGGCCGACCTTGACGCCGTAACCCGGCAACTGGCCGGTCAGGCCGGCTGCGCGCTCGCGCGACTTGCGGCGCACGAACGCCGCCAGCGCGACCAGGAAGTCGGCGTCGTCGTGCGGCACGTCTTCCGCCCGGAAACCGTGGGCGTAGTGCTCGG
This Hydrogenophaga taeniospiralis DNA region includes the following protein-coding sequences:
- a CDS encoding class I SAM-dependent methyltransferase, with amino-acid sequence MAFALGCLRHPRRMGAIAPASRALARAIRDEVLRSEPGVLIEVGAGTGAITRALAPALVAQDRFVVFERDPEFADLLRASFPQLEVLNHCASRVDLLTLAADTPVTLVSSLPLLSMPGDEARQCIEAMLALIARQPRSRLIQYTYAARHLRPFNGIPAGWHWRRSASVWANLPPATVWALEQVPASHNGIH
- a CDS encoding methyl-accepting chemotaxis protein, whose amino-acid sequence is MMMTKPFLPGIWLMRRMRLPAKLALLGSVLLVPLLVICVLLVQRLGAELQAARNEAEGVRIVARLADVAAAVQARRGHSQVLLSGGDAARGPLQAAQAQLAQTVTAAGEALARRPDFELSRDWSEVKSGLEGLATSGASTPGDAFSRHTAALDALHRFTYTVGERSGLLFDPEPTSYFLMDMAVSRTLAWGDALSQIQGLGAGQLSLAQPEPDGLSGLRLRTEALKAQVLDMRLAMDFATRHGQSGLPGESVIAASDAFAQFARQALGAPGSVQGTAYFTAGDQALSALRAYESAVLTRLDALLALRVDRLAWTRWAVLGASLMGVALLVYLMQAFYLSFVTDFRHVFDVMKQTADGNLRAHVSIRGNDELAQLARLVERMNGNLSAMVAEVRSNSALVAHAGKSLAMGNRHLADRTEQQAANLEQTAASVQQLSSTVHQNAETAGDSDTQAAQVRDVAESGAQSMVKAVDSVELIQKSAQQMNEIIGVIDSLAFQTNILALNAAVEAARAGEQGRGFAVVANEVRTLAQRSAASAKEIRQLIQTSATQVSSSVTQIRAAGSNMTQIVNGVRGVASNMSLISAASAEQSTGLVEISSAVNQLDQITQRNAQMVELAVIQANKLEERAAHLSRAVSSFMLQQGTAEEAVLLVQQALELRATADPQRFVRDLSDPAKGFHDRDMYVFALDRQGGYRAFGGKPEKVGSRVQDIAGVDGQALLESIVAQAEQEPGWVEYDIVNPQSGVIQTKMSYVTKVDELYVGCGVYKTAIVAA
- a CDS encoding VOC family protein gives rise to the protein MNATQRPFKVLGIQQIAIGGPDKHRLQTLWVDMLGLEKTGSFQSERENVDEDICAIGSGPFKVEVDLMQPMDPDKKPAVHTTPLNHVGLWIDDLPVAVQWLSANGVRFAPGGIRKGAAGFDITFLHPKANDEFPIAGEGVLIELVQAPPEVVAAFARLAGNPA